In Candidatus Eremiobacteraceae bacterium, one DNA window encodes the following:
- a CDS encoding SprT-like domain-containing protein codes for MSFASAERIAPVSLPSIADLQLLFARLNLEHFNGVLRAHRIKYNARLTTVTGRISYRPALIELSIPLLSRHPAHVRDTLLHEMVHAWLFHTGLPSGHGREFKAKMSEVGLDSIYHNLPVARRSSRRRYVLECPRCRLALTRKRRPGVRVSCARCSPRRFDSRVEMRVREIVLT; via the coding sequence GTGTCATTTGCTTCTGCCGAGCGCATCGCGCCGGTCAGCCTGCCGTCGATCGCAGACCTGCAGTTGCTCTTCGCGCGGCTCAACCTCGAGCATTTCAACGGCGTGCTCCGCGCGCACCGCATCAAATACAACGCGCGTCTGACCACGGTCACCGGCCGCATCAGCTATCGCCCGGCTTTGATCGAGCTGTCGATTCCGCTGCTGTCGCGCCATCCCGCCCACGTGCGCGACACGCTGCTTCATGAGATGGTGCACGCGTGGCTGTTCCACACGGGACTCCCCAGCGGCCACGGGCGCGAGTTCAAGGCCAAGATGAGCGAGGTCGGCCTCGACAGCATCTATCACAATCTGCCGGTCGCGCGCCGGAGCAGCCGCCGGCGCTACGTCTTGGAATGCCCGCGCTGCCGGCTCGCGCTCACCCGCAAGCGCCGCCCCGGCGTGCGCGTGTCGTGCGCGCGGTGCTCGCCGCGGCGCTTCGACTCGCGCGTCGAGATGCGCGTGCGCGAGATCGTCCTCACGTAG
- a CDS encoding M55 family metallopeptidase, whose amino-acid sequence MKLYVSADMEGIAGITSVEQTNPVGQPEYARSCELMTGEVNAACEAALASGVKEILVNDSHWNMRNIIHEQLPPSVRLIRGSPKPLSMNEGLDPSFGAAAFIGYHAGAGTHDAVLDHTYTGETVYEVHINGQACSEARINAAVAGSFGVPVILLSGDQSACEDARSFLPWVQTVEVKRAIGRYAADSLSPHEARAAIAAGMKRALAEAPKRGAQPYRFDSPVTLDIRFTSTAKADMAALLPGSERIGGRYIRYAHDDFLTVFRAFRVLMTLGGSVD is encoded by the coding sequence ATGAAGCTGTACGTCTCGGCAGACATGGAAGGCATCGCGGGTATCACGTCGGTCGAGCAGACCAATCCGGTCGGCCAGCCCGAATACGCGCGCTCGTGCGAGCTGATGACCGGCGAGGTCAACGCGGCGTGCGAAGCGGCGCTGGCCTCGGGCGTCAAAGAGATCCTCGTCAACGACTCTCATTGGAACATGCGCAACATCATCCACGAGCAGCTGCCGCCATCGGTGCGCTTGATCCGCGGGAGCCCCAAGCCGCTGTCGATGAACGAAGGGCTCGATCCGTCATTCGGCGCCGCGGCGTTCATCGGCTATCACGCGGGTGCAGGCACGCACGATGCGGTGCTCGACCACACCTACACCGGGGAAACGGTCTACGAAGTGCACATCAACGGCCAGGCCTGCAGCGAAGCGCGCATCAATGCCGCGGTCGCGGGCTCCTTCGGCGTGCCCGTCATCTTGCTGTCAGGCGATCAGTCGGCGTGCGAGGATGCGCGCAGCTTCTTGCCCTGGGTACAGACCGTCGAGGTCAAGCGCGCGATCGGGCGGTACGCGGCCGATTCGCTCTCCCCGCACGAAGCCCGCGCCGCCATTGCAGCCGGCATGAAGCGCGCGCTCGCCGAGGCCCCGAAACGGGGCGCCCAACCGTACCGCTTCGACAGCCCAGTGACGCTGGATATACGCTTCACGTCGACCGCCAAGGCCGATATGGCGGCGCTGCTGCCCGGATCTGAGCGCATCGGCGGGCGGTATATCCGCTATGCGCACGACGATTTTCTCACGGTTTTCCGGGCTTTTCGGGTGCTCATGACCCTGGGTGGGTCCGTGGATTAG
- a CDS encoding UbiX family flavin prenyltransferase — protein MPTYIVGITGASGSILGVRALEALHAIPGTTTHLIMTAQAKRTLALETDFAPADVERFADHVHDETNLAAAVSSGSFRTDGMLVIPCSMKSAAAIAYSMNDNLLVRAADVCLKERRRLVLSVRETPLHLGHLRIMTRLAELGAVLTPPITGFYQKPKSVDDIINHAVGKALDALGVPNELFKRWTGAG, from the coding sequence ATGCCCACCTACATCGTCGGCATCACCGGCGCGAGCGGCAGCATCCTCGGCGTGCGCGCGCTCGAAGCGCTGCACGCGATCCCCGGCACAACGACCCATCTCATCATGACCGCACAGGCCAAGCGCACCTTGGCGTTGGAGACGGATTTCGCGCCGGCCGACGTCGAGCGCTTCGCCGATCACGTGCACGACGAGACCAACTTGGCCGCAGCGGTCTCGAGCGGCTCGTTTCGGACCGACGGCATGCTCGTGATCCCATGCTCGATGAAAAGCGCCGCGGCGATCGCGTACTCGATGAACGACAACCTGCTCGTGCGCGCCGCTGATGTCTGCTTGAAGGAGCGGCGCCGGCTCGTCCTGTCGGTGCGTGAAACGCCGCTGCATCTGGGACATCTGCGGATCATGACGCGCTTGGCCGAGTTGGGCGCGGTGCTGACACCGCCCATCACGGGCTTCTATCAGAAGCCGAAGTCGGTGGACGACATCATCAACCACGCGGTCGGCAAGGCGCTCGACGCCTTGGGCGTGCCGAACGAGCTGTTCAAGCGTTGGACGGGCGCCGGTTAG
- a CDS encoding UPF0158 family protein: MKDTTDNTHITAEWIRRPLPDLDGVSPVDAIGDPQTRRKLDDLLIELAGHHVRLGHLGLPSVDPADIRKALGIEAAVSVAARAPARVVRPGPIKRSQLLDELGTALTGGDVDSVAYYKLNTHAVEHFMHNLGDQENVRIAQADADPEMKKISPVTTEVRYGIMSDFISLVEDIAVAGRLRTAISGKGAFRRFREAVDEDDTLRRRWLGYRTKRHYHLALDWLHANSLRPEGLNPSDYDWEPASEAASAPATAPAPVAASEAVEPAAAAAPEVVAEEAPTTGEERPESAAPDKPGEEVGAPTS; the protein is encoded by the coding sequence ATGAAGGACACGACGGACAACACGCACATCACGGCCGAATGGATCCGGCGCCCCCTGCCGGACCTCGACGGCGTCTCCCCGGTCGATGCGATCGGCGACCCGCAAACGCGGCGCAAACTCGATGACCTGCTGATCGAGCTCGCCGGCCACCACGTCCGCCTCGGCCATCTCGGCCTTCCGTCGGTCGATCCGGCGGACATCCGCAAGGCGCTGGGCATCGAAGCGGCGGTCAGCGTCGCTGCGCGGGCGCCGGCACGAGTCGTGCGGCCCGGACCGATCAAGCGCAGTCAGCTGCTCGACGAGCTGGGAACGGCGCTGACCGGCGGCGACGTCGACAGCGTGGCGTACTACAAGCTCAACACGCACGCGGTCGAGCACTTCATGCACAATCTCGGCGATCAAGAAAATGTGCGTATCGCGCAAGCCGACGCCGATCCGGAGATGAAGAAGATCTCGCCGGTGACGACCGAGGTGCGCTACGGCATCATGTCCGACTTCATCAGCCTGGTGGAGGACATCGCCGTCGCCGGGCGGCTGCGCACCGCGATCTCGGGCAAGGGCGCGTTTCGGCGCTTCCGCGAGGCGGTCGACGAAGACGACACGTTGCGCCGGCGCTGGCTAGGCTATCGCACCAAGCGGCACTATCACCTCGCGCTCGACTGGCTGCACGCCAACAGCCTGCGCCCTGAGGGCCTCAATCCATCTGACTACGATTGGGAGCCGGCATCAGAGGCCGCATCCGCGCCCGCAACCGCACCCGCGCCCGTGGCCGCGTCTGAAGCCGTCGAGCCCGCGGCAGCTGCGGCCCCGGAGGTCGTAGCCGAGGAGGCGCCGACGACGGGTGAGGAGCGCCCCGAATCCGCCGCGCCCGACAAGCCGGGCGAAGAGGTCGGCGCCCCGACTTCGTGA